In Zingiber officinale cultivar Zhangliang chromosome 1A, Zo_v1.1, whole genome shotgun sequence, a genomic segment contains:
- the LOC122035800 gene encoding homeobox-leucine zipper protein HOX19-like has product MDMDPQDLCDAGLSLGLAIGHGRATSTASTADHCLRHRRRHLRESACLTLSLGGGADDVLRAMQSSTADTVEKEGRPVASPCSAVSSFSSASAAVAVKKEKDVEEAERVSNNCRASDEEEDNSCCRKKLRLTKEQSALLEDRFKEHSSLNPKQKQALAKQLNLRPRQVEVWFQNRRARTKLKQTEVDCEVLKRCYETLTNENQRLLKELQELKALKFAPQLPLCMQFPAATLTMCPSCERIGGGGATASASATATIVAAATPPKSGHRFFNSFTRSAAC; this is encoded by the exons ATGGATATGGATCCTCAAGATCTTTGTGACGCCGGACTTTCCTTAGGCTTGGCCATCGGCCATGGCCGCGCCACCAGCACCGCCTCCACGGCCGATCACTGTCTCCGCCACCGGAGACGACACCTGCGGGAGTCGGCTTGCCTCACCTTGAGCCTCGGCGGCGGCGCTGACGACGTGCTCAGGGCCATGCAGAGCAGTACTGCTGATACAGTGGAAAAAGAGGGCCGGCCGGTGGCTTCCCCTTGCAGCGCCGTGTCTTCATTCTCCTCTGCCTCCGCCGCCGTTGCCGTTAAGAAGGAGAAGGACGTCGAGGAGGCGGAGAGGGTGTCTAATAATTGTAGGGCGAGTGATGAGGAGGAAGACAATAGCTGCTGCCGGAAGAAGCTTAGGCTCACCAAAGAGCAGTCTGCTCTGTTGGAGGACCGGTTCAAGGAGCACAGCAGCCTTAATCCA AAGCAAAAGCAAGCCTTGGCCAAGCAATTGAATCTGCGTCCGCGGCAAGTCGAAGTTTGGTTCCAGAATCGCAGAGCAAG GACGAAGCTGAAGCAAACGGAGGTGGATTGCGAGGTCCTGAAGCGGTGCTACGAGACGCTGACCAACGAGAACCAGAGGCTGCTCAAGGAGCTGCAGGAGCTGAAGGCCCTCAAGTTCGCGCCGCAACTGCCGCTCTGCATGCAATTCCCAGCCGCCACCCTCACCATGTGCCCCTCCTGCGAGAGgatcggcggcggcggcgccACCGCCTCCGCCTCTGCCACCGCCACCATCGTAGCAGCAGCAACTCCGCCCAAGTCCGGCCACCGCTTCTTCAACTCCTTCACCCGCTCCGCAGCATGCTAA